A genomic window from Herbiconiux aconitum includes:
- a CDS encoding wHTH domain-containing protein — translation MATRSFLTFDQEEGEPLSSSVVASGLRFHLAEDRIRAFLMGENLYGEPELAVRELYQNALDACRLATARREFLRLPGAPSSREAPEIEFFQGVDDTGRPFIDCLDHGAGMGIAEMSQAFCQAGVRASDLADRAAETAAFAAASPPVELWQNSRFGIGVLSYFMLADAVSVTTARLERDGSIGSLLSMHIPGPAEAFDVVDHGASTDYGTRVRLWLKPNVSVSAVATLRDLVITCPVNLRAADQRGLEHRWSPGELNQATSKLSLSPHNCVPAIPGTLWWVHADGLGAVLADGLWAGAWLPGMVMNLHGAHSPALTADRQKIVGLDFQAIESQCEAAASTAVADAWHIVGNPDWLLGATGRFPRLADAIIARAFDRDDRAITMHKRQVDVAMAGFVPGDEEHSTNSNTTPVVNWRLSRLAAGGLYTELGVSAPAHRSVAPGRPSDAIMLGMPIRIERSGTNDRPSRWFESAVSIYDAERLLRYPLRQIIARARELGLPVAENADALPDTNTVVRTALSFARRQTADGTFRPLSAFDLQQTSWRLGIPVSDVIGELEMRTIEFDELARTLVMRPLPTADLIAVSEDATGIAPWLRPSDAVGMGHVSRAARASGKLCSEIIETLRSLGFVDVPVLDLTGAEPTDHDVRLLSRDLDGEAPTLRADQVSPMAHLHDVSRELGEPVSDLRRRLGRFGITFSDDVPVPSEHGESKRTLLRRLGLPKEKRRLVRWRHLRMISQDGDGQAPWLDPSTPVPAWLVATVALHMGSIDEVIAGYRWLGYDVNDPRTASVTAIPGAAAAHP, via the coding sequence ATGGCTACTCGATCATTCCTCACCTTCGACCAGGAGGAGGGTGAGCCCCTTTCGTCGAGCGTCGTCGCGAGTGGTTTGCGGTTCCATCTGGCGGAGGATCGCATTCGAGCATTCCTGATGGGCGAGAACCTCTACGGTGAGCCCGAGCTGGCGGTGCGCGAGCTCTACCAGAACGCGCTTGACGCTTGCCGTCTCGCGACCGCCCGCCGCGAGTTCCTCAGGCTCCCCGGAGCTCCATCGTCGCGAGAAGCGCCGGAGATCGAATTCTTCCAGGGAGTTGATGACACGGGCCGCCCGTTCATCGACTGTCTCGACCATGGTGCCGGAATGGGGATCGCGGAAATGTCGCAGGCGTTCTGTCAGGCGGGAGTGCGTGCATCCGATCTGGCTGACCGCGCCGCGGAGACGGCTGCGTTCGCTGCGGCGTCTCCGCCCGTGGAACTCTGGCAGAACTCACGCTTCGGCATCGGCGTGCTGTCGTACTTCATGCTCGCCGACGCGGTGAGCGTCACAACTGCGCGACTCGAGCGCGACGGCTCGATCGGTTCGCTCCTCTCGATGCACATCCCCGGCCCGGCGGAGGCCTTCGACGTCGTCGACCATGGAGCATCGACGGACTACGGCACGCGCGTGCGACTCTGGCTGAAGCCGAACGTGTCCGTCTCCGCCGTCGCGACGCTCCGCGATCTGGTGATCACCTGTCCCGTGAACCTCCGCGCCGCCGACCAGCGCGGACTTGAGCACCGCTGGTCACCCGGCGAGCTCAACCAGGCCACGTCGAAGCTGTCGCTCTCGCCGCACAACTGCGTGCCCGCGATCCCGGGCACGCTGTGGTGGGTTCACGCGGACGGTCTCGGCGCAGTCCTGGCAGATGGCCTTTGGGCGGGCGCCTGGTTGCCGGGAATGGTGATGAACCTGCACGGGGCTCACTCACCCGCTCTGACGGCAGATCGGCAGAAGATCGTCGGTCTCGATTTTCAAGCGATCGAGTCCCAGTGCGAAGCGGCCGCGAGCACGGCAGTCGCTGACGCTTGGCACATCGTCGGGAACCCGGATTGGCTGTTGGGAGCGACTGGGCGATTTCCCCGGCTGGCCGACGCGATCATCGCACGCGCCTTCGATCGCGATGACCGCGCCATCACGATGCACAAGAGGCAGGTCGATGTGGCCATGGCCGGCTTCGTTCCTGGGGACGAAGAACACTCGACGAACAGCAACACCACACCGGTGGTGAACTGGCGACTGTCCCGACTGGCGGCCGGTGGTCTGTACACAGAGCTGGGGGTTTCTGCGCCAGCCCATCGATCGGTCGCGCCGGGGCGACCTTCCGATGCGATCATGCTCGGGATGCCGATCCGCATTGAACGGTCCGGCACAAACGATCGACCCAGCCGATGGTTCGAGAGCGCCGTCTCGATCTATGACGCAGAACGGCTCCTTCGCTATCCGTTGCGTCAGATCATTGCGCGCGCCCGCGAGCTCGGTCTGCCGGTTGCCGAAAACGCTGACGCGCTACCCGACACGAATACCGTGGTGCGAACCGCGCTATCGTTCGCCCGACGACAGACCGCCGACGGCACATTTCGACCGCTCAGCGCATTCGACCTGCAGCAGACTTCATGGCGTCTCGGAATTCCGGTTTCAGACGTCATTGGCGAACTCGAGATGCGAACCATCGAATTTGACGAACTGGCTCGCACCCTTGTCATGCGCCCCCTGCCCACGGCAGATCTGATCGCAGTGAGCGAAGATGCAACCGGCATCGCACCATGGTTGAGGCCGTCCGACGCGGTCGGGATGGGACACGTATCACGAGCGGCGCGAGCCAGCGGAAAGCTCTGCAGCGAGATCATCGAAACTCTCCGCTCGCTGGGGTTCGTCGATGTCCCCGTGCTCGACCTGACGGGTGCCGAGCCGACCGACCACGACGTGCGCTTACTGAGCCGGGACCTCGACGGCGAAGCACCGACTCTCCGGGCAGACCAGGTCTCGCCCATGGCACATCTCCATGACGTGTCGCGGGAGTTGGGCGAGCCGGTATCGGATCTGCGGCGGCGACTCGGCCGATTCGGAATCACCTTCTCTGATGACGTCCCCGTCCCAAGCGAGCACGGCGAAAGCAAGAGAACCCTTCTCCGAAGGCTTGGCCTGCCAAAGGAGAAGCGCCGTCTCGTGCGGTGGCGACACCTGAGAATGATCAGCCAGGATGGCGACGGGCAAGCACCGTGGCTCGATCCGTCGACGCCGGTGCCGGCCTGGCTCGTGGCGACAGTCGCATTGCACATGGGGTCGATCGACGAGGTGATCGCTGGATACCGATGGCTCGGCTACGACGTGAACGATCCGCGTACCGCATCGGTCACGGCCATACCAGGTGCGGCCGCCGCTCACCCGTAG
- a CDS encoding phosphoenolpyruvate carboxykinase (GTP), which yields MSILETRHMIDVDGPSKNSAVNEWVHDVASLTKPDSIVWCDGSTREWDELTKMMVSQGTLIRLNPEWRPNSFLARSDPADVARVEDRTFICSENEADAGPTNNWRNPFAMREELTHLFAGSMRGRTMYVVPFSMGPVGGPISQLGVQITDSPYVVVSMQLMTRMGADALDLIEEETPWVPALHSVGAPLIDEDGTRHDDVVWPHNSTKYIAHFPETREIWSFGSGYGGNALLGKKCFALRIASVMARDEGWLAEHMLIIKITSPEGKVYHVAGAFPSACGKTNLAMLNPSIPGWRVETIGDDIAWMRPGADGKLRAINPERGFFGVAPGTGITTNPTAVDTVWGNAIFTNVALRDDGDVWWEGLTPKAPAHLIDWEGNDWTPDASTPAAHPNSRFTVTADQCPTISDDWDSPEGVVIDAIMFGGRRPTTVPLVSQARDWSHGVFLGATMASETTAAAEGAVGRLRHDPFAMLPFCGYNINDYFGHWLKVGEQLGADAPPIFSVNWFRKDADGRFIWPGFSENSRVLEWIVRRIEGEVEVVDSPVGKLPRVRDFNVDGLDLEYEDLLSILSVDRSAWSREVDQIGAYFDELAEAGTLPTQLTRELATLRANIR from the coding sequence ATGAGCATCCTCGAAACCAGGCACATGATCGATGTAGACGGCCCGAGCAAGAATTCCGCAGTCAACGAGTGGGTGCACGACGTGGCATCACTCACGAAGCCCGACAGCATCGTGTGGTGCGACGGCTCGACCCGGGAGTGGGACGAGCTCACCAAGATGATGGTGAGTCAGGGCACCCTCATCCGCCTCAACCCGGAGTGGCGACCGAACAGCTTCCTCGCCCGCAGCGACCCCGCCGACGTGGCGCGCGTCGAGGATCGCACGTTCATCTGCTCCGAGAACGAAGCGGATGCCGGCCCCACCAACAACTGGCGCAACCCCTTCGCCATGCGCGAAGAACTCACGCATCTCTTCGCCGGCAGCATGCGCGGCCGCACGATGTACGTGGTGCCGTTCTCGATGGGGCCGGTGGGTGGCCCCATCTCGCAGCTCGGCGTGCAGATCACCGACTCCCCCTACGTGGTCGTGAGCATGCAGCTCATGACTCGGATGGGCGCGGACGCACTCGACCTGATCGAGGAGGAGACCCCCTGGGTTCCGGCTCTGCACTCGGTCGGCGCACCGCTCATCGACGAGGACGGCACCCGCCACGACGACGTGGTCTGGCCGCACAACTCGACGAAGTACATCGCCCACTTCCCCGAGACCCGCGAGATCTGGTCGTTCGGCTCGGGCTACGGCGGAAACGCGCTGCTCGGCAAGAAATGCTTCGCCCTGCGCATCGCGAGCGTGATGGCCCGCGACGAGGGCTGGCTCGCCGAGCACATGCTGATCATCAAGATCACTTCGCCCGAAGGCAAGGTCTACCACGTGGCCGGCGCGTTCCCCTCCGCCTGCGGCAAGACCAACCTGGCGATGCTGAACCCGTCGATCCCCGGCTGGCGGGTCGAGACCATCGGCGACGACATCGCCTGGATGCGCCCAGGCGCCGACGGCAAGCTCCGCGCCATCAATCCGGAGCGCGGCTTCTTCGGAGTGGCGCCGGGAACCGGCATCACCACGAATCCCACCGCCGTCGACACCGTCTGGGGCAATGCGATCTTCACCAACGTCGCACTCCGCGACGACGGCGACGTCTGGTGGGAGGGCCTCACCCCCAAGGCGCCGGCACACCTCATCGACTGGGAGGGCAACGACTGGACTCCGGATGCCTCCACGCCGGCCGCGCATCCGAACTCCCGCTTCACCGTCACCGCCGACCAGTGCCCCACCATCTCCGACGACTGGGACTCCCCCGAGGGTGTCGTGATCGACGCGATCATGTTCGGCGGCCGTCGCCCCACCACGGTTCCGCTGGTCTCGCAGGCGCGGGACTGGTCGCACGGCGTGTTCCTTGGGGCCACCATGGCCTCGGAGACCACCGCCGCTGCCGAAGGCGCGGTCGGGCGCCTGCGTCACGACCCGTTCGCGATGCTGCCGTTCTGCGGCTACAACATCAACGACTACTTCGGTCACTGGCTGAAGGTGGGCGAGCAGCTGGGAGCGGATGCCCCCCCGATTTTCTCGGTCAACTGGTTCCGTAAAGACGCCGACGGCCGCTTCATCTGGCCCGGCTTCTCCGAGAACTCGCGCGTGCTCGAGTGGATCGTGCGGCGCATCGAGGGTGAGGTCGAGGTGGTCGACTCCCCCGTCGGCAAGCTGCCCCGCGTGCGCGACTTCAACGTCGATGGCCTCGATCTGGAATACGAAGACCTCCTGTCGATCCTCTCGGTCGACCGCAGCGCCTGGAGCCGTGAGGTCGACCAGATCGGCGCCTACTTCGACGAGCTCGCCGAGGCGGGCACCCTCCCCACCCAGCTCACGCGGGAGCTTGCGACCCTGCGCGCGAACATCCGCTGA
- the valS gene encoding valine--tRNA ligase, with translation MTANVPEKPALEGLEAKWDAEWSTRGTYLFPREGATRETVYSIDTPPPTASGSLHIGHVFSYTHTDVIARYHRMQGQRVFYPIGWDDNGLPTERRVQNFYGVRCDPSLPYDAGFEPPFEGGDNKSSKAADQLPISRRNFIELCDRLTVEDEKQFEALWRDLGLSVDWTQTYRTISLESQTASQLAFLRNIERGEAYQAMAPTLWDVTFRTAVAQAELEDKEQPGAYHRLAFHAPNGDDVLIETTRPELLPACVALVAHPDDPRYQELFGTTVTTPLFGVEVPVVAHHLAQADKGSGIAMICTFGDLTDVIWWRDLDLPNRAIIGFDGRIVSDAPDAITTEAGKAAYAQLAGKTVFSAKQAVVELLRESGELIGDPKPIVHPVKFFEKGDRPLEIVSTRQWYVKNGARDEELRARLLELGAELDWHPDFMRVRYENWVGGLTGDWLISRQRFFGVPLPVWYPLDGDGNPKFDEPILATRDILPVDPSSDPAPGYSEAQRGVPGGFQGEVDVMDTWATSSLTPQLAGGWMRDEELWGMVFPYDLRPQGQDIIRTWLFSTMLRSTLETNEKPWAHASLSGFIVDPDRKKMSKSKGNVVTPADILKTHGSDAVRYWAASSRLGTDAAFDEKNPTQIKIGRRLAIKVLNAAKFVYGFELPSGHTAITEPVDQSMLTALDEVVRQATTALENYDHARALEITETFFWTFCDDYLELVKERAYREESEAAGKASAVLALQTAVDVLLRLFAPYLPFATEEVWSWTHEESVHNAAWPASVSSSLPDGVSAELPAHAPLLTLAGKALVGIRGAKTAAKASQKTAVASATIAGPDEQIALLQLAAADLKAVGRIAELRFASAAELVVSDIVLAPDETTEGNQ, from the coding sequence ATGACCGCGAATGTTCCGGAGAAACCCGCGCTCGAAGGGCTCGAAGCCAAATGGGACGCCGAGTGGTCGACCCGCGGCACTTACCTCTTCCCCCGTGAAGGCGCGACACGCGAGACGGTCTACTCGATCGACACGCCACCGCCGACCGCCTCCGGCTCGCTGCACATCGGCCACGTCTTCAGCTACACCCACACCGACGTGATCGCGCGCTACCACCGCATGCAGGGTCAGCGCGTCTTCTATCCCATCGGCTGGGACGACAACGGCCTGCCCACCGAGCGCCGTGTGCAGAACTTCTACGGCGTGCGCTGTGACCCCTCGCTCCCCTACGACGCCGGCTTCGAGCCGCCGTTCGAGGGCGGCGACAACAAGAGCTCCAAGGCGGCCGATCAGCTGCCGATCTCCCGCCGCAACTTCATCGAGCTCTGCGACCGCCTCACTGTCGAAGACGAGAAGCAATTCGAGGCGCTCTGGCGCGACCTCGGCCTCTCGGTCGACTGGACTCAGACCTACCGCACCATCTCCCTGGAGTCGCAGACCGCATCGCAGCTGGCGTTCCTCCGCAACATCGAGCGCGGCGAGGCCTACCAGGCCATGGCCCCCACCTTGTGGGACGTGACGTTCCGCACCGCGGTCGCCCAGGCCGAGCTCGAAGACAAGGAGCAGCCGGGCGCCTACCACCGCCTCGCCTTCCACGCTCCGAACGGCGACGACGTGCTCATCGAGACGACCCGCCCCGAGCTGCTGCCCGCCTGCGTGGCCCTGGTGGCGCATCCGGATGACCCGCGCTACCAGGAGCTATTCGGCACCACCGTCACCACCCCGCTGTTCGGCGTCGAGGTGCCCGTAGTGGCCCACCACCTCGCCCAGGCCGATAAGGGCTCGGGCATCGCCATGATCTGCACCTTCGGCGACCTCACCGACGTCATCTGGTGGCGCGACCTCGATCTGCCCAACCGCGCGATCATCGGCTTCGACGGGCGCATCGTGAGCGACGCTCCGGATGCGATCACCACCGAAGCGGGCAAGGCCGCCTACGCGCAGCTGGCCGGCAAGACGGTGTTCTCGGCGAAGCAGGCCGTCGTGGAACTGCTGCGCGAATCGGGCGAGCTGATCGGCGACCCGAAGCCGATCGTGCACCCCGTGAAGTTCTTCGAGAAGGGCGACCGCCCGCTCGAGATCGTGTCGACACGCCAGTGGTACGTGAAGAACGGCGCGCGCGACGAGGAACTGCGCGCCCGCCTCCTCGAACTCGGCGCCGAGCTCGACTGGCACCCCGACTTCATGCGCGTGCGCTACGAGAACTGGGTGGGCGGCCTCACCGGTGACTGGCTCATCTCGCGTCAGCGCTTCTTCGGCGTGCCACTGCCGGTGTGGTACCCGCTCGACGGCGACGGCAACCCGAAGTTCGACGAGCCGATCCTCGCCACCCGCGACATCCTGCCGGTCGACCCGTCGTCCGACCCGGCGCCCGGGTATTCCGAGGCGCAGCGCGGTGTTCCCGGCGGCTTCCAGGGCGAGGTCGACGTGATGGACACCTGGGCCACCTCCTCCCTCACCCCGCAGCTCGCGGGCGGCTGGATGCGCGACGAGGAGCTGTGGGGAATGGTGTTCCCCTATGATCTGCGGCCGCAGGGGCAGGACATCATCCGCACCTGGCTCTTCTCGACGATGCTGCGCTCCACGCTGGAGACGAACGAGAAGCCCTGGGCGCACGCCTCGCTCTCCGGCTTCATCGTCGACCCCGACCGCAAGAAGATGTCGAAGTCGAAGGGCAACGTGGTGACGCCCGCCGACATCCTGAAAACCCACGGCTCGGATGCGGTGCGCTACTGGGCCGCGTCGTCGCGGCTCGGCACCGACGCGGCCTTCGACGAGAAGAACCCCACCCAGATCAAGATCGGGCGGCGCCTCGCCATCAAGGTCTTGAACGCGGCGAAGTTCGTCTACGGTTTCGAGCTGCCGTCGGGTCATACTGCGATCACCGAGCCCGTCGACCAGAGCATGCTCACTGCCCTCGACGAGGTCGTGCGCCAGGCCACGACCGCGCTGGAGAACTACGACCACGCCCGCGCGCTCGAGATCACCGAGACCTTCTTCTGGACCTTCTGCGACGACTACCTCGAACTCGTGAAGGAGCGCGCCTACCGCGAGGAGTCGGAGGCGGCCGGCAAAGCCTCCGCCGTGCTGGCTCTGCAGACCGCAGTCGACGTGCTGCTGCGTCTGTTCGCGCCCTACCTGCCGTTCGCCACCGAAGAGGTGTGGTCGTGGACGCACGAGGAGTCGGTGCACAACGCCGCCTGGCCCGCCTCGGTCAGCTCATCGCTGCCAGACGGCGTGAGCGCCGAGCTGCCGGCGCACGCCCCCCTGCTCACTCTCGCCGGCAAGGCGCTCGTGGGCATCCGTGGCGCGAAGACCGCTGCCAAGGCGTCGCAGAAGACCGCGGTCGCCTCCGCGACCATCGCCGGCCCCGACGAGCAGATCGCCCTGTTGCAGCTCGCCGCCGCCGATCTGAAGGCGGTCGGCCGCATCGCGGAGTTGCGGTTCGCCTCCGCGGCGGAACTGGTGGTCAGCGATATTGTTCTAGCACCCGACGAGACGACGGAGGGCAACCAGTGA